The genomic segment GGGAGATTTTTTTTGCGAATTTTAGAAGAGGAGAATACATATCTTGGCCTGGTTGCACCCAAAGGACGGTTACGGAGTGGAGTGGTAAAAATTATTAATTATCGTTCTTACGAGGACGTCATGAGCCTAATAAATACGATAGCCGCATTTGGCAAGCTTATGCAATTAACATGTTCTAATTCAAATCTAAACAAACGGTAGAATAAAAAATCTTGTCACGTGAGAATAAATTATGAAAATCCTCTTTGCCGGTGGTGGCACCGGTGGGCATTTATTTACAGGCATTGCCTTGGCGGAGCGTTTGACTTCCGAAGATGAGGTGCTGTTTGTCGGTACTTCTTATGGGCTCGAAAACGAGATTGTTCCTCGAGCGGGTTACCGTTTGGAGAAAATCGAGGTGAAGCCTCTCAAGGGGAAGGGCCTCAAGGCCCGTCTCAAGGCCTTGTTTGAGGTCCCCGCGTCACTGTTTCAATCTTATAAACTACTGCGCAAAGAAAGGCCCCAATTGGTGATTGGTATTGGTGGTTACGCCTCCGGTCCTGTGATCCTAATGGCGCGATTTATGGGGATTAAAACGGCGATTGTCGAACAGAACTCCATGCCGGGTTTTTCAAATCGAATTTTGGGAAAGTTTGTACATCGGGTATTCATTGCCTTTGAGCAGGCGAGAGATTTTTTTTCGCCCTCAAAGACTCTTTTGACGGGAAATCCGGTACGGAAGGCGTTTTTGATGCCCCCTCTCCCCCTCTCCCCCTCTCCCCTCTTCCTGTCCTTCACTCTCCTCATCCTGGGCGGATCCCAAGGGGCCCATTCTGTCAACGAAGCCATGGTGGAAGCGGCAGTGATTTTAAATTCCAATTCTGAACTTCCTCAAATCCGCATTATTCATCAAACCGGTAAGTTGGATTTCGAAAAGGTAAAAGAGGCCTATGCTCAAAAAGGGATCTCCGCCGAGGTGTTTGAGTTTATCCAGAATCCGAAAGAGTATTATAGCCAAGCCGATCTGGTCATTTCCCGTTCCGGTGCCGGCAGCGTGAGTGAGCTTCAAATTCTGGGAAAGGCCTCCATCCTTATTCCTTATCCTTACGCGACAGATGACCATCAGCGCTTCAATGCCATGGAATTGGTGGACAAAGGGGCCGCCCGATTGATTTTGAATCCGAATTTAAACGGGGGGCGCTTGGCAAGTGAAATTCTGGAGTTGATGAAACACCCCGAGAAAATCCAAGGCATGTCGGAGGCCGCTCAAAGGCTGGCAAAACCACAGGCGGCTGAAAAAATTTTGGAAGAGTGTAGAAAAATACTTGAAAAAAGCACCTAATGTTGTACCCTCATCTCATGAAAAGTGTAGCCATTAAAGAGCTTAAAGAAAACCTCGCTTATTGGACTGATTTGGCAGCTCAGGGTGAAATGATCGAAGTCACCAAGTACAATCATGCTTATATTCGAATGATTCCCGTTGTAGAAAATGGTTTATCGATTGGGAAAGATGTGGGGCGGGTCTCTCTGAAGGCTGTGGGAAAAAACCTAAGCAGGGGAAAATGGTTGAAATATCTTGAAGAAGACAGGGGTTGATTTTGGAAGAGGAATATTATTACTTGGACACTTCTGCCTACTTGGGGATTTTATTGGGTGAAGAAAAGGCAGACTTGATCCGCAACTTTTTACAAGAAAAGAAATTGTGTTCTAATGTTTTAATGTTTATCGAGGCAGAAAGAAATCTTGTGTTGATGTCTCGTGAAAAAGACATGAGTTCGAATTTTTATGAATCTTGTTCACAGCGTCTTCATCAAGATGTGGAATCTTTTGTTCTAAAAGATTTGAGTTTGGATTTGGCTTTGAATCGTGTGTATCCTCCCCTGAAGACCCCTCGTACATTAGATTTAATTCATTTGAGAACAGCGTTGTGGTTTCAGCAAAATTATGAACTGAAGGCTTTTGTTACCTTGGATCGGCACCAGGAAGCTGCGGCAGTAGAGTTAAACTTACCGTTACTCAAAGAGTGAAGTAAAGGTACAAAATAAATTATGTTTCAAAAATTTCAACACATTCATTTTATTGGTATTGGCGGCATTGGCATGAGCGGCATTGCCGAGGTGCTGCTCACTTTGGGCTATAAAATTTCAGGTTCGGATTTAAAGAAAGGCCCCACCACTCAGCATCTGGCTAAAAAAGGCGCCAGAATTTCTTTGGGGCATAAAGCGGCTAACGTAGAAGGGGCACATGTTGTCGTCATCTCTTCTGCGGTTCGGCCTAGTAATCCCGAGCTTATTGCCGCCCAGGAGAAAGGCATTCCCGTTATCCCACGAGCGGAGATGTTGGCCGAACTCATGCGTCTTAAATACGCCATCGCGGTGGCGGGCAGTCACGGAAAAACCACCACCACTTCTTTGGTGGCGCACATCCTCTATAAGGCGGGAATGGATCCCACGATGGTGATTGGTGGGCGTGTAAAATCTTTTCGAAGCAACGCTAAATTAGGCAAAGGCGAGTTTTTGGTGGCCGAGGCCGATGAATCCGACGGTTCCTTTTTAAAACTCAGTCCCATCATTGCGATTATTACCAATATCGACCCGGAACATCTCGACCATTATCAAAGTTTTGCGGAACTCAAGAAATCCTTCGTGGAGTTTGCCAATAAAGTCCCTTTTTACGGGGCCGTAGTTGCGTGTGCCGATCATCCGACGGTGAAAGAAATTTTGCCGGGTATCAAAAAGAAGGTGCTGACTTATGGCCTGCAAGACACAGCAGATTTTTATGCACGGGCGATTGATCAACAAGGGATGCAAAGTTGTTTTGAGGTATTCCACCGTGGAGTTTTGTTAGGGAAGGTTTGGTCCAGGCTGGCGGGGCTACACAATGTGTACAACGCTTTGGCAGCCATTGCTGTGGCTCATCAGCTGGATATCCCATTTAAAAAAATCAGCCGAGGACTGGATACTTTTCAGGGCATTGAACGGCGTCTGGAATCTTTATTCAAGGGGAAAGAGGTGCTGGTGTTTGATGACTATGGTCACCATCCCGAAGAAATCAAGGCCACGCTATCGGCCTTGCGCCTTGCTTTCCCAAAGCGGCGATTGGTAACACTCTTTCAGCCTCATCGTTATACACGCACGCGAGACCTGTTTCAGGAATTCCAGGGGGCCTTTGGAAACACAGATCTGCTGTTGCTCACCGAAATTTATGCTGCAGGCGAAGACCCTATTGACGGCATTAGTGGTGCGAATTTGGCGAATGCCGTGAAGGCGACACGCCCTGAAAATGGAGTCTGTTTTTCCAACAACCTCGAAATTCTGCTGAAAGAAGCAACGCAGCAACTCCAGCCTGGTGATGTGATTGTTACCCTGGGTGCGGGTGATATTGTGAAAGTCGGAAAAAAATTGGCTCAGTTTTTAAAGAAGAAAGAGAAACAGATTTAGTTTTTCTTTGGGTATTGCTCCTCATATGATCTCCCTCTCCCTCAAGGGGAGAGGGGATAGTGTTAAAAAAAATGTTATCCCCCAAACAACAAGAAAAACTGCGTTCTCTCCTCAAAGGCGAACTCCTTTTTGAAGAACCCTTGGCAAAATACACCAGCCTAAAAATCGGAGGCCCCGCACAGATTTTATTTTATCCGACCGACTTAGAAGATCTTTCCAAAGCCCTGCAATGGTGCAAGACCAGTGATTGCCCTTATTTTATTTTGGGCAGTGGTTCTAACTTGTTAGTTCGCGATGGAGGAATTCGGGCTATGGTCTGCAAGTTGTCCAGGGCTCTAAATCAACTGACAGTTCAGGAAAATGAAAAAAGTGAGGATGTTTTTATTGAGGTGGAGGCTGGATATTCTCTGGCAAAGCTGGTGGAGTTATCCAGGCAAAAGGGTTGGACAGGGATTGAAAGCCTGTTTGGAATTCCGGGCACCCTGGGTGGCGCTCTGGTAATGAATGCGGGAACGCGTGAAGGTGAAATTGGCACAAGGGTAGAAGAAGTGAGTGTGATGAATTCGGATGGGGAGGTTCGAAAAATTCC from the Deltaproteobacteria bacterium genome contains:
- a CDS encoding PIN domain-containing protein — encoded protein: MEEEYYYLDTSAYLGILLGEEKADLIRNFLQEKKLCSNVLMFIEAERNLVLMSREKDMSSNFYESCSQRLHQDVESFVLKDLSLDLALNRVYPPLKTPRTLDLIHLRTALWFQQNYELKAFVTLDRHQEAAAVELNLPLLKE
- a CDS encoding UDP-N-acetylmuramate--L-alanine ligase; translation: MFQKFQHIHFIGIGGIGMSGIAEVLLTLGYKISGSDLKKGPTTQHLAKKGARISLGHKAANVEGAHVVVISSAVRPSNPELIAAQEKGIPVIPRAEMLAELMRLKYAIAVAGSHGKTTTTSLVAHILYKAGMDPTMVIGGRVKSFRSNAKLGKGEFLVAEADESDGSFLKLSPIIAIITNIDPEHLDHYQSFAELKKSFVEFANKVPFYGAVVACADHPTVKEILPGIKKKVLTYGLQDTADFYARAIDQQGMQSCFEVFHRGVLLGKVWSRLAGLHNVYNALAAIAVAHQLDIPFKKISRGLDTFQGIERRLESLFKGKEVLVFDDYGHHPEEIKATLSALRLAFPKRRLVTLFQPHRYTRTRDLFQEFQGAFGNTDLLLLTEIYAAGEDPIDGISGANLANAVKATRPENGVCFSNNLEILLKEATQQLQPGDVIVTLGAGDIVKVGKKLAQFLKKKEKQI
- the murB gene encoding UDP-N-acetylmuramate dehydrogenase produces the protein MLSPKQQEKLRSLLKGELLFEEPLAKYTSLKIGGPAQILFYPTDLEDLSKALQWCKTSDCPYFILGSGSNLLVRDGGIRAMVCKLSRALNQLTVQENEKSEDVFIEVEAGYSLAKLVELSRQKGWTGIESLFGIPGTLGGALVMNAGTREGEIGTRVEEVSVMNSDGEVRKIPAKRLHFEYRFLKLNRGEILIKAKLRLKKVDASEVAERIQFFQKRRFETQPLDQANVGSIFKNPPKKFAAQLIEELGLKGVRVGGARISEKHSNWIINEGGATAQDVLALIGLVKDKVKETAEIKLEVEVKVVGEEANSD
- the murG gene encoding undecaprenyldiphospho-muramoylpentapeptide beta-N-acetylglucosaminyltransferase, with amino-acid sequence MKILFAGGGTGGHLFTGIALAERLTSEDEVLFVGTSYGLENEIVPRAGYRLEKIEVKPLKGKGLKARLKALFEVPASLFQSYKLLRKERPQLVIGIGGYASGPVILMARFMGIKTAIVEQNSMPGFSNRILGKFVHRVFIAFEQARDFFSPSKTLLTGNPVRKAFLMPPLPLSPSPLFLSFTLLILGGSQGAHSVNEAMVEAAVILNSNSELPQIRIIHQTGKLDFEKVKEAYAQKGISAEVFEFIQNPKEYYSQADLVISRSGAGSVSELQILGKASILIPYPYATDDHQRFNAMELVDKGAARLILNPNLNGGRLASEILELMKHPEKIQGMSEAAQRLAKPQAAEKILEECRKILEKST